One Sporocytophaga myxococcoides DNA segment encodes these proteins:
- a CDS encoding OmpA family protein, translating into MVTFNTFRPGISRTFLSLMLCAFFHLTIFAQVDKDISQKKKKDRAKYAMETGNVYTALFYYEEITKNDPKDLESRFQLAEAYRLSRNYKMASESYGIVYDKAPTSYPTALYYKGLMLKMQGKYEDAKKCLVDFKKILKDLNDKNLSKLINKEIAGCDSGMVYRDFPENTDLQNAGKSVNQPHTEFSPFLLDSMNMLFGTLREDSLRYYEVESEHPDKQPLRQIHKAEKVNGQWKDKGLFDILNDPNVDMGNFVYSPYTDKYYFSKCFKNEKGKVTCKLYIKEREKAKGAWKDASELPFPVNMEGYTSTQPTVVYDTATKRELLYFVSDRADGKGGLDIWYTSFNAKKQEWAEPKNGGIMNTTETECTPFYHIPSQTFYFSSDGHGSAGGLDVYKTYKDKDGRYVKPQNLSFPINSPQDDLHFMLEKSGKNGVVVSNRPGGTPFFHETCCDDIFTFHINEAKPFNCTLEIAIADPDTIRNKSRLLKVTSIDMKTKQEKKDTIRLKDNKFVLPLTKNHQYTFRIDQDGYQKDSLVVETREMASSDIIKRELTLRPVEVEIIAEKPVEDKPFVLKDVTYGSDEFTLNEDAKAALDSLLIPFLKLHPKHKITIGSHTDDQGAHKYNINLSQKRADNVVKYLISKGIEASRITAKGYGETKPIAPNQNSDGSDNAIGRAINRRTEFMLEKAK; encoded by the coding sequence ATGGTTACCTTTAATACTTTCAGACCCGGCATAAGCAGAACATTTTTATCCTTGATGCTTTGTGCATTTTTTCACCTTACCATTTTCGCTCAGGTGGACAAGGACATTAGCCAAAAAAAGAAAAAAGACCGTGCAAAATATGCAATGGAAACAGGCAACGTTTATACTGCCCTTTTTTATTACGAAGAAATTACTAAAAACGATCCTAAAGACTTAGAGTCAAGATTTCAACTTGCAGAGGCATATCGACTGTCAAGAAATTACAAAATGGCATCTGAATCTTACGGCATTGTCTATGATAAAGCACCAACTTCATACCCTACAGCCTTATACTATAAAGGTCTTATGCTTAAAATGCAAGGGAAATATGAAGATGCTAAGAAATGTCTTGTGGATTTCAAGAAGATTTTAAAAGATCTAAATGACAAAAATCTAAGCAAGCTTATTAACAAAGAAATTGCAGGCTGCGACAGCGGAATGGTGTATCGCGATTTTCCTGAAAATACAGATCTGCAAAATGCAGGTAAATCTGTTAACCAGCCTCACACAGAATTCTCCCCATTTCTGCTCGACAGCATGAATATGCTTTTCGGAACATTAAGAGAAGATTCACTTAGATATTACGAAGTTGAATCTGAACATCCAGACAAGCAACCATTGCGTCAGATTCATAAAGCAGAAAAAGTGAATGGACAATGGAAAGACAAAGGGTTATTTGATATCCTTAATGATCCGAATGTTGATATGGGGAACTTTGTGTATTCTCCTTATACTGACAAATATTATTTTTCCAAGTGCTTTAAAAACGAAAAAGGTAAAGTCACCTGTAAACTTTATATTAAAGAAAGAGAGAAAGCTAAGGGTGCATGGAAAGATGCTTCAGAACTTCCATTTCCGGTAAATATGGAGGGTTATACATCTACACAACCTACCGTTGTGTATGACACCGCAACAAAAAGGGAATTGCTATACTTTGTATCAGACAGAGCAGATGGGAAAGGTGGTTTAGATATCTGGTATACTTCTTTCAATGCCAAAAAGCAGGAATGGGCTGAACCTAAAAACGGAGGTATCATGAATACCACAGAGACTGAATGTACACCGTTTTATCATATCCCATCTCAGACCTTTTACTTCAGTTCAGATGGACATGGATCGGCAGGAGGACTTGATGTTTACAAAACATACAAGGACAAAGATGGTCGCTATGTAAAACCTCAGAATTTATCATTCCCTATCAACTCACCGCAGGATGACCTTCATTTTATGCTTGAGAAATCAGGGAAAAACGGAGTTGTAGTGTCTAACAGACCAGGAGGAACACCTTTCTTTCATGAAACCTGCTGCGATGATATTTTCACATTTCATATCAATGAAGCAAAACCATTTAACTGTACCCTTGAAATAGCGATTGCTGATCCGGATACTATACGTAATAAATCCAGACTGCTTAAAGTCACCTCTATTGATATGAAGACCAAGCAGGAGAAAAAAGACACAATCAGACTTAAAGACAATAAATTTGTTCTTCCGTTAACGAAGAACCACCAGTATACTTTCAGAATAGATCAGGATGGATATCAAAAAGATAGTCTTGTAGTTGAAACCAGAGAAATGGCATCTTCTGATATTATCAAAAGAGAACTTACACTAAGACCAGTTGAAGTTGAAATCATTGCTGAAAAGCCTGTCGAAGATAAACCATTTGTTTTAAAGGATGTAACTTATGGATCTGATGAGTTCACTCTTAATGAAGATGCAAAAGCTGCCCTCGACTCATTGTTAATTCCGTTTTTAAAACTTCATCCTAAACATAAAATTACCATAGGTTCTCATACAGATGACCAGGGCGCACATAAGTATAATATTAACCTTTCGCAAAAAAGAGCAGACAATGTTGTTAAATATTTAATTTCAAAAGGTATTGAGGCATCCAGGATTACTGCTAAAGGTTATGGAGAAACAAAACCAATTGCCCCTAATCAAAACAGTGACGGCTCAGATAATGCAATAGGCAGGGCGATTAACAGAAGAACTGAATTCATGCTTGAAAAAGCTAAATAA
- a CDS encoding PorP/SprF family type IX secretion system membrane protein produces MRFLSLIIILIANVSLSFAQDIHLTQYYTNNQLLNPAYTGNYTGDYKAIINYRSQWAQVNSAIKTSVFSIEKNLTKFNKGFAAGLIINKDYVSSYHLNTNRFYLSGSYTTEIKKNIIRVGLQAGGLYRSINYSDQTFPDQWDYNSGNFDKSIESGEPNTNNTKAFADVNAGIAYIRKFGNKKISAGYSTFHINRPKYGFINNDERLAMRHVGNAALTFYMKNGFSVVPNFLYMRSAKATDFIIATNGYKKINSELILMLGAGFRGSTNSDAFLAIFGLQYKRFEFGFSTDFNISELSKETKNKNAFEFSLTYTTPSRFGGKATIPCDRY; encoded by the coding sequence ATGAGATTTTTATCTTTAATAATTATCCTAATCGCAAATGTTTCATTAAGCTTTGCTCAGGATATACACCTTACTCAGTATTATACAAACAATCAATTGTTAAACCCGGCATATACCGGAAATTATACAGGAGATTACAAGGCAATTATTAACTACCGCAGCCAATGGGCGCAAGTAAATTCTGCCATCAAAACTTCTGTCTTTTCTATTGAGAAAAATCTAACAAAATTTAACAAAGGATTTGCGGCGGGATTAATCATAAATAAAGACTATGTATCTTCTTACCACCTTAATACGAACAGATTTTATCTGTCCGGAAGTTATACAACCGAGATTAAAAAGAACATTATAAGGGTTGGACTTCAGGCTGGAGGGCTTTATAGAAGCATTAACTATAGTGATCAGACCTTTCCCGATCAATGGGATTATAATTCAGGGAACTTTGACAAATCAATAGAATCAGGAGAACCAAATACTAATAACACTAAAGCTTTCGCAGATGTAAACGCAGGAATTGCCTATATCAGAAAATTCGGCAACAAAAAAATCAGTGCAGGTTACAGTACGTTTCATATAAACCGTCCTAAATATGGCTTTATCAATAATGACGAAAGACTTGCAATGCGTCACGTAGGAAATGCAGCATTAACTTTTTATATGAAAAACGGGTTCTCAGTAGTTCCAAACTTTCTTTACATGAGATCTGCCAAAGCAACTGATTTTATTATTGCAACCAATGGCTATAAAAAAATTAACAGTGAATTAATATTGATGTTGGGCGCCGGATTCAGAGGCTCAACAAACAGTGATGCTTTCCTTGCAATTTTCGGCCTTCAGTATAAAAGGTTTGAATTTGGGTTCAGCACAGACTTTAACATTTCTGAATTAAGCAAAGAAACCAAAAACAAAAACGCATTTGAGTTCTCTCTGACCTATACTACCCCGTCAAGATTTGGTGGTAAAGCCACAATTCCTTGCGATAGATATTAA
- a CDS encoding M43 family zinc metalloprotease, whose translation MKKLFLLLAFLLAGFNEAFINPSFSKSISGDTIKPLTKVNKEFLIVAHIVRKQDGSAGITPTEISSVLNQVNTLFAPIGMSFTLCQTDYIDNFQYDSLNGIGPSVQNLIIDYMDEVAVQYNIERRINMYFMSEFINAYAPYCGFAGDYIVIKKGCNTLTVVAHEFGHYFGLMHTFAGNGTEHADGSNCNDAGDKVCDTPADPFNEASPDSYYDKSSCQFIYKGRDAKNQFYSPDLGNIMSYYTSCVCPKFTHGQLERMAQYYKQIQQRPEEFLPW comes from the coding sequence GTGAAAAAATTATTTCTTCTGCTGGCATTTTTATTGGCCGGATTCAATGAAGCATTTATTAATCCTTCGTTTTCCAAGTCAATATCGGGTGATACGATCAAACCTCTCACTAAGGTAAATAAAGAGTTCTTAATTGTTGCTCATATTGTAAGAAAACAAGATGGCAGCGCTGGAATAACTCCCACTGAGATATCATCAGTTCTGAATCAGGTTAATACTTTATTCGCCCCTATTGGTATGTCCTTTACTTTATGTCAGACTGATTATATAGATAACTTTCAGTATGATTCACTTAATGGTATAGGTCCTTCAGTACAAAACCTCATAATCGATTATATGGATGAGGTTGCTGTTCAATATAATATTGAGCGCAGAATAAACATGTACTTTATGTCAGAATTCATCAATGCCTATGCCCCATATTGCGGCTTTGCAGGTGACTATATTGTTATCAAAAAAGGGTGCAATACTCTAACAGTTGTAGCACATGAATTCGGTCATTACTTTGGCCTTATGCATACTTTTGCAGGCAATGGAACAGAACATGCTGATGGGAGTAACTGCAACGACGCTGGTGATAAAGTTTGTGATACTCCAGCCGATCCTTTTAATGAAGCATCCCCTGATAGCTATTATGACAAATCTTCTTGTCAGTTTATTTATAAAGGAAGAGACGCCAAGAACCAGTTCTACTCTCCTGATCTTGGCAATATCATGAGCTATTATACAAGCTGTGTCTGCCCTAAATTCACGCATGGACAGCTTGAAAGAATGGCCCAATATTATAAGCAAATTCAACAAAGACCGGAGGAGTTTTTACCTTGGTAA
- a CDS encoding T9SS C-terminal target domain-containing protein yields the protein MRVLFFLLLASALSLNVLAQRATSPTEGCAPLTVSFEAPATSSTYYWDMGDGAISDKEKPSNQYVNPGKYTATFRESKGGPVLGSVDITVYQKPVPAYVAEPAIGCPSADIKFKNSMVMDPAIKVSEYYWVFGDGYGAYGDSVVHAYSAAGNYKISLTFTTNFSTCNDNGIIEDPIKIYNRPQAAFTTDPGSTFTCENDLKVSFANVSVLEKDLVYDWNWDFGNGNKTSEKDPLPQDYTKGQYYSRLKMSFKDAPVCSSQVDKAISVGKPVANIQTNKDTVCVIDQVIFRTTSVGSLAWEITGGGYMFIDYKDSIGVNFQDGGWHKVKLTVRSEDGLCYDTASVNVYVQKLEAKIQSTPDFNCSNPSVITYKVISSEKNLSYNWSFDDLVTYKTATVTKTYKSISDSLYYGINKLEVKGVHLKVTSLITGCSAEDQTTDTIYIPNARFVPNKTKGCGPLTVVFSDSSKTFPQNPIVSWKWLFGDDQKSFVVRTDSNDVSFTYNTPGVYYARLVVTTLKGCVDTSYAVKIEVGEKVASQLDFTVTPSQVCPGEKVSFSVKNPPSYIDAYHFQTEDNRSFHCSDLKDASWSYNNVVGPQDVSLSVDYNGCISTVKKSNAVTVNGAIPKIDYLALCNDPLKYTFTSNTLGAAQLSWDFGEGPAGTSVKEVYNFAKSGDYQVKLTATPSDGFGCKAKTEIITVTPRVVKAFISYEKEGDSLYCISSNHILNASLSQDVYASCHRGYTWQFPTMKDMLPRTTSNPAANFLFSEAGEHKVRLIVEDVNGCKDTATARIKIYDMTVDAKPNKEKICLPNGVSFADLSVADTTIVAWKWNFLNDTIVDYTTFRDSVARYFKKGISSGSIGYSLTLTDQLGCKETYSSSIQLYTPVTTIQLNPRICVGDTVEIKAFDFTAGGSSLDFLWNMGFGPDTTGIAHKVVYKESGRYPVSLNYTEKGSGCSGYSLEYISVQSYPKAKFSSLTIDTLAVICADISPVLRDSSKATDDYSPILRKYWEADNQPSWDNSKNPPIPSWSFPRGDHYIKLKVVTENGCPDDTTGYFRAENAEGNFIMSKNTICLDEEITFSLVDTIDVKKWEWNFEGDTISDVDHVTHKFTTHPENNISKAKLKLTSWKGGCFRAFEKDVFVHPVIARFERESEPLDTSICFNDGPFHLKNTSINNDKFKWNFGDGTAEDSVTAEPAHKFTTPGQYDVTLTIRNSTLGCVDTLTKVAVVYPNPKVIAEGDTMCFDSQTKPKRIELKVKNEHPGSKYHWSPADGLSDVNIANPIASPDYTTLYKVVETDTASGCTDFTEVTGLVVHRIDMQDWDTTIVIGDIATLPLYGDPVYKFSWTPESGLSCTDCFYPKAQPLEDITYNLIVTDVYSCFIDPYKFEITVKPETFVKLPSAFTPNGDTKNDKVYVKGWGIKKLIEYKVFNRWGQEIFSTDDINEGWDGTFKGQKQNSDVYVYKVKVITWKEEEKYVEGYINLLY from the coding sequence ATGAGAGTTTTATTTTTCTTATTACTCGCTTCAGCTCTTTCATTGAATGTATTAGCTCAAAGAGCTACAAGTCCGACAGAAGGTTGTGCTCCATTAACTGTAAGTTTTGAGGCCCCGGCAACTAGTTCCACCTATTATTGGGATATGGGTGATGGTGCTATTTCTGATAAAGAGAAGCCTTCGAACCAGTATGTAAATCCTGGTAAATATACTGCTACATTTCGTGAGTCAAAAGGTGGACCTGTTTTGGGAAGTGTTGATATAACGGTGTATCAGAAACCTGTACCTGCTTATGTTGCCGAGCCAGCTATTGGTTGTCCTTCTGCAGATATTAAATTTAAAAATAGTATGGTTATGGATCCAGCTATAAAGGTTTCAGAATATTATTGGGTTTTTGGCGATGGGTACGGAGCATATGGTGATAGTGTAGTTCATGCTTATTCTGCAGCCGGGAACTATAAGATTTCTCTGACATTCACAACAAATTTTTCGACTTGTAATGATAATGGTATAATTGAAGATCCAATAAAAATTTACAACAGACCTCAAGCTGCATTCACAACGGATCCGGGATCTACTTTTACTTGTGAGAATGACTTGAAAGTTTCCTTTGCAAATGTCTCCGTTCTAGAGAAAGATCTTGTTTATGACTGGAACTGGGACTTTGGAAATGGTAATAAAACATCAGAAAAAGATCCATTACCTCAGGATTATACAAAAGGTCAGTATTATTCAAGACTTAAAATGTCTTTCAAGGATGCTCCTGTATGTTCTTCCCAGGTTGATAAAGCAATATCTGTTGGTAAGCCTGTAGCAAATATTCAGACTAACAAAGACACCGTTTGTGTAATTGATCAGGTGATTTTTAGAACGACATCTGTTGGAAGTTTAGCATGGGAGATTACCGGAGGGGGGTATATGTTCATTGACTACAAAGACAGCATTGGGGTTAATTTTCAAGATGGAGGTTGGCACAAAGTTAAATTAACTGTGCGCTCGGAAGATGGTTTGTGTTATGATACTGCAAGTGTAAATGTTTATGTTCAAAAACTTGAAGCGAAAATTCAATCTACTCCGGATTTTAACTGTTCGAACCCTTCAGTTATAACTTATAAAGTTATCTCTTCGGAAAAGAATTTGAGTTATAATTGGTCATTTGATGATCTGGTTACTTATAAAACAGCAACGGTAACCAAAACCTATAAAAGTATTTCAGATTCTTTATATTATGGTATAAATAAATTGGAGGTGAAAGGTGTTCATCTTAAAGTGACATCTTTAATCACGGGCTGCAGTGCAGAAGATCAGACTACAGATACGATATACATTCCTAATGCTCGTTTTGTTCCAAATAAAACTAAAGGCTGCGGTCCGTTGACTGTTGTATTTTCTGATTCAAGTAAAACATTTCCCCAAAACCCGATTGTAAGCTGGAAATGGTTGTTTGGTGACGACCAGAAAAGTTTTGTAGTCAGGACAGATTCTAATGATGTTTCATTCACTTATAATACTCCTGGAGTCTACTATGCTCGTCTGGTTGTTACAACTTTGAAGGGATGTGTAGATACGTCTTATGCTGTAAAAATTGAGGTGGGTGAAAAAGTCGCCTCTCAACTTGATTTTACCGTTACACCAAGTCAGGTTTGTCCAGGTGAAAAGGTCTCATTTTCGGTTAAAAACCCACCTAGCTATATTGATGCTTACCACTTTCAGACTGAGGATAACAGGTCATTCCATTGCTCTGATTTAAAAGATGCATCCTGGTCGTATAATAATGTGGTGGGTCCTCAGGATGTGTCTCTGAGTGTTGACTATAATGGTTGTATCTCTACTGTTAAGAAATCCAATGCAGTAACAGTTAACGGTGCTATCCCGAAAATAGATTATTTAGCTTTGTGCAACGATCCGTTAAAGTATACTTTTACCTCAAATACACTAGGGGCAGCTCAGCTTTCATGGGATTTTGGTGAGGGACCGGCAGGGACATCTGTTAAGGAGGTTTATAATTTTGCGAAATCTGGAGATTATCAGGTGAAGTTGACAGCAACCCCATCTGATGGTTTTGGTTGTAAAGCTAAAACTGAAATTATAACAGTTACACCAAGGGTTGTGAAAGCTTTTATTTCTTATGAAAAAGAAGGAGATTCTTTATACTGTATTTCTTCTAATCATATATTAAATGCTTCGCTTTCACAGGATGTTTATGCTTCATGCCATCGCGGTTATACTTGGCAGTTTCCTACGATGAAAGATATGCTCCCGCGAACAACAAGTAATCCGGCAGCAAACTTTCTTTTCTCTGAAGCGGGAGAGCACAAAGTTAGGCTGATTGTGGAAGATGTAAATGGTTGTAAGGATACGGCTACAGCTAGAATAAAAATTTATGACATGACTGTTGATGCAAAGCCGAATAAAGAAAAAATTTGCCTTCCTAACGGTGTCTCTTTTGCGGACTTATCAGTTGCTGATACTACTATTGTGGCCTGGAAGTGGAATTTTTTAAATGATACAATAGTAGATTATACAACATTCAGAGATTCGGTAGCGAGATATTTTAAAAAGGGTATCTCAAGTGGATCTATAGGGTATTCATTAACTCTGACGGATCAGTTAGGTTGTAAAGAAACTTATTCCAGTTCTATTCAATTATATACTCCTGTAACAACAATTCAGTTAAATCCTAGGATTTGTGTTGGTGACACAGTAGAAATAAAAGCATTTGATTTTACAGCGGGTGGGTCGTCTCTGGATTTCTTATGGAATATGGGATTTGGTCCGGATACAACAGGAATTGCTCATAAAGTGGTTTATAAAGAATCTGGCAGGTATCCTGTATCACTTAATTATACGGAGAAAGGATCTGGCTGCTCTGGATATAGTCTTGAATACATCAGTGTTCAATCTTATCCTAAAGCTAAATTTTCTTCGCTTACTATTGATACACTTGCAGTTATTTGTGCAGATATAAGCCCTGTACTGAGAGATTCATCAAAAGCTACTGATGATTATTCTCCTATTTTACGGAAATATTGGGAAGCTGATAACCAGCCTTCATGGGATAATAGCAAGAATCCTCCGATTCCATCATGGTCTTTTCCAAGAGGTGATCACTATATTAAATTAAAAGTTGTTACAGAGAACGGCTGTCCTGATGACACCACTGGATATTTCAGAGCGGAAAATGCTGAAGGTAATTTCATTATGTCAAAGAATACGATTTGTCTTGATGAGGAGATCACATTTTCCCTTGTCGATACAATTGATGTTAAAAAGTGGGAATGGAACTTTGAAGGAGATACCATCAGTGATGTTGACCATGTAACCCATAAATTTACAACACACCCTGAGAACAATATATCCAAGGCCAAGCTGAAATTAACAAGTTGGAAAGGGGGCTGTTTCAGGGCATTTGAGAAAGATGTATTTGTTCATCCAGTTATAGCAAGATTTGAGCGTGAGTCAGAGCCATTGGATACAAGCATTTGTTTTAATGATGGTCCGTTCCATTTGAAAAACACTTCAATTAATAATGATAAGTTCAAATGGAATTTTGGAGATGGTACAGCTGAAGACTCCGTAACTGCAGAGCCAGCCCACAAGTTCACGACTCCTGGTCAGTATGATGTAACTTTAACTATTAGGAATAGTACACTGGGCTGCGTTGATACTTTGACGAAAGTAGCAGTTGTTTATCCAAATCCTAAAGTTATAGCAGAGGGAGACACTATGTGTTTTGATTCACAAACTAAACCAAAGAGAATAGAATTAAAAGTTAAAAATGAGCATCCGGGAAGTAAATACCATTGGTCTCCTGCTGATGGCCTTAGTGATGTAAATATTGCAAATCCTATTGCGAGCCCTGATTATACAACTTTATATAAAGTTGTAGAAACAGATACTGCCAGTGGTTGTACAGACTTCACTGAAGTCACTGGACTAGTTGTACACAGAATTGACATGCAGGATTGGGATACAACGATTGTTATCGGGGATATAGCTACGCTCCCACTTTATGGAGACCCTGTATATAAGTTTAGCTGGACTCCGGAATCTGGGTTAAGTTGTACAGATTGTTTTTATCCAAAAGCACAACCTCTGGAGGATATTACCTATAATTTGATCGTAACAGACGTTTATAGTTGTTTTATAGATCCGTATAAATTTGAAATCACTGTTAAGCCTGAAACTTTTGTAAAACTTCCATCAGCCTTTACACCTAATGGTGATACTAAAAACGACAAAGTTTATGTTAAAGGCTGGGGTATTAAGAAATTAATTGAATATAAGGTGTTTAACAGATGGGGTCAAGAGATTTTCTCAACCGATGATATCAACGAAGGTTGGGATGGAACATTTAAAGGTCAGAAACAGAACAGTGATGTTTACGTCTATAAGGTTAAGGTAATTACATGGAAAGAAGAGGAGAAATACGTTGAAGGATATATTAACCTTCTTTATTAA
- a CDS encoding TIGR00730 family Rossman fold protein yields the protein MKSDIRDEINKANVIPVNQEKLNDQNEEKIFLEGPHSRKWEFFFTLKILMEFIKGFRTLHFVGPCVTVFGSARFKEDHPFYEQARTLGGCLAKMGFTVMTGGGPGIMEAANRGAKEAGGESIGCNIILPMEQHPNPYLDKWVDFDYFFVRKVLLTKYSYAFVVMPGGLGTMDEFFEALTLIQTNKVKKFPVVLIGTEFHKHLIAHFEYMAKAGTIHPDDLKLFLFTDSIDEAIAHLEKYAIEGFGLKRRKKIKSWSILGE from the coding sequence ATGAAAAGTGATATTAGAGATGAAATCAATAAAGCGAATGTAATTCCTGTTAACCAGGAAAAGCTTAATGATCAAAATGAAGAAAAAATATTTTTAGAAGGTCCGCATTCAAGAAAATGGGAGTTCTTTTTTACTCTGAAAATCCTTATGGAGTTTATAAAAGGATTTCGTACGCTGCATTTTGTCGGCCCTTGCGTAACGGTATTTGGTTCAGCACGATTCAAGGAGGATCACCCTTTTTATGAGCAGGCCAGAACTTTAGGTGGTTGTCTCGCTAAAATGGGATTTACAGTAATGACCGGAGGGGGGCCAGGCATTATGGAAGCAGCTAACCGTGGAGCTAAGGAAGCCGGAGGAGAATCTATCGGTTGTAATATTATTCTTCCTATGGAACAGCATCCAAATCCCTATCTTGATAAATGGGTTGACTTTGACTACTTTTTTGTGCGCAAAGTACTGCTTACAAAGTATTCCTATGCCTTTGTGGTAATGCCTGGTGGGCTTGGCACAATGGACGAGTTTTTTGAAGCTTTGACACTTATCCAAACTAATAAAGTGAAAAAGTTCCCTGTAGTACTTATTGGAACAGAATTTCATAAACATTTGATAGCTCACTTTGAATATATGGCTAAAGCCGGAACTATTCATCCTGACGATTTAAAACTTTTTCTTTTCACTGATTCTATAGATGAGGCAATTGCCCATTTGGAAAAATACGCTATTGAAGGCTTTGGTTTGAAAAGAAGAAAGAAGATTAAATCCTGGTCTATTCTGGGTGAGTAA